One Trichomycterus rosablanca isolate fTriRos1 chromosome 10, fTriRos1.hap1, whole genome shotgun sequence DNA window includes the following coding sequences:
- the sar1aa gene encoding GTP-binding protein SAR1b encodes MSFIFDWIYKGFSGVLQFLGLYKKSGKLVFLGLDNAGKTTLLHMLRDDRLGQHVPTLYPTSEELTIAGMTFTTFDLGGHAQARRVWKNYLPAVNGVVFLVDSVDHARLMESKVELDSLLSDETIANVPVLVLGNKIDRPEALSEASLRQFFALDGQTTGKGVVSLKELNARPLEVFMCSVLKKQGYGEGFRWLSQYID; translated from the exons ATGTCTTTTATATTTGACTGGATTTACAAAGGCTTTAGTGGGGTGCTACAGTTCCTTG GTCTATATAAGAAATCGGGGAAGCTGGTTTTCCTGGGGTTGGACAATGCCGGAAAGACGACTCTGCTACACATGTTGAGGGATGACAGACTGGGACAGCATGTTCCCACCTTATATCCta CCTCAGAAGAATTGACTATTGCTGGGATGACATTTACCACATTTGATCTTGGTGGCCATGCTCAAG CCAGGAGAGTGTGGAAGAACTACCTGCCAGCTGTAAACGGAGTGGTGTTTCTAGTCGATTCTGTAGATCACGCACGCCTTATGGAGTCCAAAGTTGAGCTTGAT TCACTGCTGTCAGATGAGACTATAGCTAACGTACCAGTCTTGGTGCTGGGAAATAAGATTGATCGGCCAGAAGCTCTGAGTGAAGCAAGTCTACGACAGTTCTTTGCTCTTGATGGACAGACCACTGGAAAG GGAGTCGTTTCACTGAAGGAGCTGAATGCGCGGCCGTTGGAGGTTTTCATGTGCAGTGTGCTAAAGAAACAGGGTTATGGAGAAGGCTTCCGCTGGCTCTCGCAGTACATCGACTGA